AAGCCTCTTAAGAATTTCTCGGCGTTCTTAATCGTACTGTCATATCGTCCGTCTTTGTTGGCAGCATGAAAAGCCATGATTGAGATACAGGTTTCATAGTTACGATGATTGCTTTTTTCATAGTATATTCCCCCATCCTTCTGGACATACCCTTCCAGTCGCTTCAGTGCTTTTGCGACCACCGGGTCACTGGCGGGAACACCACTCTCCAGAAGTGCCGTTGTTACCAGCGCACTGATCCCGGGCACAGTCTCAGTGGTCCAGAGCCCATCTTCCAGCTGGCTGTTCTTCAGGAAGTTGACTCCCTGCTTCTGGATTTTTTTCAATTCCTGTTGCCTGGCAGCAGGAAGCAAAGATTCCGCGGCCTGACCGGTGACAACACAAGCCATCAACAAGGGTATCCAGCAACTGATAGCCCTCAGATTTAGATTAAAAGCTGGCATTAACGTTTCCTCTCTCTTTCACAATCGATTTATCAAATTTGAAATGGATACCATCAATCGCGAACTACACCTCGGTAAAAGAGAACAGTTTTCCAGCTTCTCCATAGCATTCGAGATAATTCAAGCGGATGATACTCCACGTGTTTGCCCGTCAAGTACAGCTTAATTATATCCACTGGGAAGACTGCAAGAAAACCGTGAATTCCTGTTTTGATAAAAATTCATCTTTGTGTAGATAACGATACTGCCTATGTCCTATAATCAATGAGCCTTCCCGGGGCATCAAAGCGTTCCTGTTTCTCCATTTCCCAGCAAGATCCAGCAGCAGTCTGATATGGCATCGACGATCACCTTAGAAGAGACCAATCCCGACACAGCCGATTTCCCTGAGACTTTTATTCCCGGTGAAAAAAAGATTCTCGGCTTGGAAATGCAGGTGGAAACCCCGGAAAACGTCTTGTTGTCCTATCAGCTCGCGGGACCTTCGCAACGTTACGTTGCATACCTGATTGATTTCCTGATTCGGACGATCATGTTAATCGCGATTTTCATGTTTTTCATCGCCCCCATGATGGGACTGCTGATGCCCGGCGCGATGCTGGGGCTGTTCTTTGTCATCATGTTTCTTAACACCTGGGGCTATTACACCATCTCGGAAACGTTCTTCAAAGGCAAATCCATAGGTAAACATGTCTGTGGTTTGCGCGTGATTCGCGAAGGGGGATATCCAATTACCTTCTGGCCTTCGCTGTTGAGAAATCTGGCTCGCAGTGCCGATTCTATTATTTTGTACGGAGTTGGCATTACATCCATGTTGATGACGCAGCGTTTCCAGAGACTGGGAGATCTGGTAGCTGGCACGGTTGTGATTCAGGAACGTTCTCTCACCCTGCCGAGAAAACCGATCATATTAAACAAGATTAAACCCCTTGATAAAAATGACATTGGCAGTTTTCTTCCTCGTGATGAAGTTCTATCGCTGATTGATGAGTTTATTGGCCGGAGGCATGTACTGACTTACGAACGGGGGCATGCATTGGCAGCACAGATGGCACAGCGGCTGGCAAAACGGCTGCATTACTCCGGAGATGAGAAAAAAGTATCACAGTACCCAATGGCTTTTCTGGCTTCCGTATATAAGACATTCAGTTTTGGTCAGATCGAGGAAGAGCAGGAACTGCTGGACGAATACAAAAGACGATCTGATTCACAGGGGGATATTTATGAAGAAACATAAATTTATCCACCAACGCCGCCCCCAATGGAAAAAATTTGAACAGTTTCTCAGACAGGTATCCAGCAGATCACTTTCAAAGCTTCCCGCGGATAAGATCTCTACTTTTTCCCAGCTGCTTCGTGAAATTTCACACGATCTGGCTACGATTCGCTCACGTGGCTGGGGTCATGAGTTGACTTCCTATCTGAACGATCTGGTAGCCCGCGGTCATAATCTGTTTTACAGCGCTCCCCCAACAAATTTTGCCCGGTTTTATCGATATCTGGCAGCCGATTTCCCGCGATTATTTCGAGCGAACATCGGATACTTTCTGATTGCCAGCCTGTTGTTTTTCCTGCCGATGGGAGTCAGCTGGTGTGTCGTTCAAAACAAGCCCGAACTGGCATCACGTGTTATTCCAGAAGAATATCTGTCTCAATTCGACAATATGTATGGTGAAGAGGGTGGACTCAATTCTGATACAGAAAACACTACTGAGGGCAATACGGATTCGGAGGAATCAGAAGATTCTGAAACCGATTCTTTTGGCGATCAGCGTGCAACCATGGCTGGTTTTTATATCAATCATAATGTCGGCATTGCGCTCAAATGCTTTGCTTTAGGCGTCCTGCTGGGTCTCGGCACGGTTTACACACTGTTGTTTAACGGAATATTCCTGGGAGCGGTTTCGGGATATATAATCAGCCAGGGCAACGGAGACCGTTTTTTAAGTTTTGTCATTTCTCATGGTTCATTTGAATTAACGGCAATTGCTGT
The sequence above is a segment of the Gimesia algae genome. Coding sequences within it:
- a CDS encoding RDD family protein, whose product is MASTITLEETNPDTADFPETFIPGEKKILGLEMQVETPENVLLSYQLAGPSQRYVAYLIDFLIRTIMLIAIFMFFIAPMMGLLMPGAMLGLFFVIMFLNTWGYYTISETFFKGKSIGKHVCGLRVIREGGYPITFWPSLLRNLARSADSIILYGVGITSMLMTQRFQRLGDLVAGTVVIQERSLTLPRKPIILNKIKPLDKNDIGSFLPRDEVLSLIDEFIGRRHVLTYERGHALAAQMAQRLAKRLHYSGDEKKVSQYPMAFLASVYKTFSFGQIEEEQELLDEYKRRSDSQGDIYEET
- a CDS encoding stage II sporulation protein M; its protein translation is MKKHKFIHQRRPQWKKFEQFLRQVSSRSLSKLPADKISTFSQLLREISHDLATIRSRGWGHELTSYLNDLVARGHNLFYSAPPTNFARFYRYLAADFPRLFRANIGYFLIASLLFFLPMGVSWCVVQNKPELASRVIPEEYLSQFDNMYGEEGGLNSDTENTTEGNTDSEESEDSETDSFGDQRATMAGFYINHNVGIALKCFALGVLLGLGTVYTLLFNGIFLGAVSGYIISQGNGDRFLSFVISHGSFELTAIAVAGGAGLMLGNAIIHPGQRTRFQSLQVRGLEAVQIAGGAAAMLVVAAMIEAFWSPADIPNIVKYSVGSGLWLIVFLYLTFAGLQSDRRLPSQHSLSNSPQQGDQHR